In Pseudorasbora parva isolate DD20220531a chromosome 20, ASM2467924v1, whole genome shotgun sequence, a single window of DNA contains:
- the dnai7 gene encoding dynein axonemal intermediate chain 7: MRCDGSPDPTVQPEINSFISLWREDSETQIQQVLEKCALALQLTDELDFLLSEGPEPCAAQQYRETALCLQSIILYKLNQATEELLKFAKSSSDIETGNMQTVVQDENLTLCLWANLNKNPRFKGYQFEEVGLGFELPKPLAVSDIAVRILHTRYDHLSHHSEREQVQRRRSMMEGILTLPTESAAAVQDGKVEGEGDAGEGSKQEEESRSVRSESRKRSAVSVTSAKEGRKSSSIKLLEEGESQMEGITTGIEADQNGSNPSHAELMFDSADIHIVDLQQFTPLGGVFYFDVFHLPPQCHIVKGWEMRELLETGLQVFPYSTEQSHFQSSTSVKLDEQSSAGASLPVGVTVALPDSIMFLEEPQVARWDPIGQHWRMDCISETNYDVETRSISFRMNAFYAFTLLQESYANMPFQSWELRPLGQDSALFTITGALTEVSITIKGKQCMLQMEETKDLDHLLGKWMSPWELQKTMKRAGINIFVNEYSDKYVSVNSKDPLIEHTVYEQMALMSSAVAFSWSRWNTQCGQEHLVLQACEQLKAVPVAEEAWSLYLLGAQRNQHLKMKEHDNSFSPELAEGSEFHSTFLHMLRQDMSIEGQARVRQSHYLYTDTVQRILCATRVLTYS; this comes from the exons ATGCGTTGCGACGGAAGTCCAGACCCAACTGTGCAGCCGGAAATTAATTCCTTCATCAGTTTGTGGAGAGAAGATTCAGAAACCCAAATCCAGCAGGTCTTAGAAAAATGTGCTCTGGCTCTTCAG TTGACAGATGAACTGGACTTCCTCTTGAGTGAGGGTCCTGAGCCATGCGCTGCTCAACAGTATCGAGAAACTGCCCTTTGTCTACAGAGTATCATCCTCTACAAACTCAACCAGGCCACTGAGGAGCTACTTAAG TTTGCAAAATCTAGTTCTGACATTGAGACTGGCAACATGCAAACTGTGGTCCAGGATGAGAACTTGACTCTTTGTCTGTGGGCAAACCTCAACAAAAATCCAAG GTTTAAAGGTTACCAATTCGAGGAAGTGGGTCTGGGCTTTGAGCTGCCGAAGCCGCTGGCTGTAAGTGACATCGCTGTTCGGATCCTTCACACGCGCTATGACCACCTGTCCCACCACAGTGAACGTGAACAGGTCCAGAGAAGGAGATCCATGATGGAGGGCATTCTCACTTTACCAACGGAGAGTGCTGCAGCAGTGCAAGATGGGAAGGTGGAGGGAGAGGGGGATGCGGGAGAAGGCTCAAAGCAGGAGGAAGAAAGCCGTTCAGTCAGATCAGAGAGCAGGAAGAGG AGTGCTGTGAGCGTGACCTCAGCTAAGGAGGGGAGGAAGAGCTCTTCAATCAAGCTGTTAGAGGAAGGAGAAAGTCAGATGGAGGGAATCACTACAGGAATAGAAGCAG ATCAAAATGGCTCCAACCCATCACACGCTGAACTGATGTTTGACAGTGCTGACATACATATAGTGGATCTGCAACAGTTCACACCCTTGGGCGGAGTCTTCTACTTTGATGTCTTCCATCTACCACCCCAGTGTCATATAGTGAAGGGCTGGGAAATGAGAGAG TTGTTAGAGACCGGTCTCCAGGTCTTCCCCTATTCGACAGAGCAGTCTCACTTTCAGAGCTCTACCTCGGTGAAGCTGGATGAACAAAGTAGCGCTGGTGCCTCATTGCCTGTAGGGGTCACTGTAGCTCTGCCTGACTCAATAATGTTTCTGGAGGAGCCGCAAGTGGCACGCTGGGATCCTATCG GCCAACACTGGCGGATGGACTGCATCTCTGAGACAAATTATGACGTAGAGACCCGCAGCATCTCCTTTCGAATGAATGCGTTCTATGCCTTCACATTACTGCAAGAGTCTTACGCTAATATGCCTTTCCAGTCATGGGAGCTAAGGCCCCTGGGCCAAGACTCAGCATTGTTCACAATCACTGGAGCTCTTACTGAAGTCAGCATCACCATCAAG GGTAAGCAGTGTATGCTGCAAATGGAGGAGACAAAAGACCTGGATCATCTTCTAGGGAAGTGGATGAGCCCCTGGGAACTGCAGAAGACCATGAAGAGAGCTGGGATCAATATATTTGTGAATGAGTATTCAGACAAGTATGTCAGTGTCAACTCAAAG GACCCATTAATAGAGCACACAGTATATGAACAAATGGCTCTAATGTCCTCAGCTGTGGCTTTTTCCTGGAGCCGCTGGAACACACAATGCGGACAAGAGCACCTTGTTCTTCAG GCGTGTGAGCAGCTGAAAGCAGTGCCAGTGGCTGAGGAGGCATGGTCTCTTTACCTCCTGGGTGCTCAGAGGAATCAACATCTGAAGATGAAGGAGCATGACAACAGCTTCTCTCCTGAACTGGCCGAGGGCAGCGAGTTCCATTCCACTTTTCTACACATGCTCAGACAGGACATGAGCATCGAGGGACAAGCTAGAGTCCGTCAGTCTCACTATCTCTACACAGACACCGTACAGAGGATCCTGTGTGCAACACGTGTCCTCACATATTCCTGA